The Sulfurospirillum sp. UCH001 genome segment ACTTTTTCTTTATGGAGTTCCACAAAACCGCCCTTTTGGAACAGAAATCTTTAATAATGCCAAATTTAGAGCTAAAGTGATGGAAGAGTTAGCACTTATGTGCAATAAACCTGAGCTTGCCAACAAAGCGTTTCTAACAGGTAGCCTCTCTCTTATTGACGCCTATCTCAACATACCCATGCTTGAGTTTTTGAACAATGTGCACTTAGATGATGAAATCAAAACCGCCCTACTGTTTCGGGAAGGCTTTTTAGGAGAGCTTCTCTACATCGCTACAGAGATGAACCACTCTGAAGATACAGAAGCAACCATAAAAAAACTTGGACATTATCCATGTTTTAGCACAGAACAACTTTATGACGCATGTACCAAAGCAACTATTTTTGTCGAAGAAACCGAAAGTCATCCAAATTAAGGAGTTACTATGAATGTTGTTATTTATTACTGTACACGTTGAGGATATATGCCACGAGCTTTCCGTGTGAAAGATGAAATTTTAATCGCATATCCTAGTGCAAACGTATCATTAAGCCCAAAAACGGGTGGTTTTTTTGATGTTGTGGTTGATGAAAAAGTTATTTTCTCTAAAACAGAGAAAATTGGCACACCCATTGAACGATTTCCAGAGAGTGGAGAGATTATTTCATTGCTTCAAAAAGCAGATTATTAACCTTACACCTCACTGTATGACTTTCACATTTTTTTAAAAGGTATATCGTGGGCTATTTTACGAGCTTTTGTGTGCGATTAGCTTATAGTATAGAAGCGTCTTCTCGCTATCATCGCATTAAGGAGTTTTGCAGGACACTCTTAGAGTATCAGCACTCAAGACTCAAATTTTATTTTGATATTTTCATGGTTATTCTGGTTGTCATCAGTGTTTTT includes the following:
- a CDS encoding Rdx family protein; translation: MPRAFRVKDEILIAYPSANVSLSPKTGGFFDVVVDEKVIFSKTEKIGTPIERFPESGEIISLLQKADY